A DNA window from Sphingopyxis macrogoltabida contains the following coding sequences:
- a CDS encoding ATP-binding protein, with translation MKRIDRLPKPTSVAAAMQPLFEAISNAIHSVQNKFGESVTTEGRVFVTVNTNRKKEGVWATVEDNGLGLDDRNWDAFTTTDTDNKLGIGGKGVGRLLWLDCFQKIDVRTVFQDDDRLTSRSFRFRLANDDQIEGYVEASATADAGTSFHVRFEGLRDNGYQTRFPGRDSFVFQHLTSHFLPTFIGGRCPAVTVYVGDETRHYPGDIDKIVHRKEAGIELVTEEYGKLLLTLMECDKVASADLKGSHFVHFIAHDRTVHSQSIDGKLGLKYFGPGEDRVFHAILTGDFLDQNVNQERTAFMFEDLILDRIINDVCTVEIERFLEEPLAKLSGEQRGIIQEITQSYPSVAFGSTDELQAKLPSGELNDDAIYGHLSRERFRRDQRQAEKIRSVLTRLKDGAVTVDSFATAVSEAGRAIEDAEQRSLAEYIIRRKVVLDFIEILMEKVRDDTRDSSYQREDVLHSFICPLRVNTLEDGTKKVAPASSHDLWIVDERLTFAQYFSSDVEFSVLSAATDSDERPDVLIFDYVHGLRQVEEPSKVLLIEFKRPGRTSYADDENPQLQVERYVRRLQSGTMTDVKGRPIKLDHLTVFHCFVVADIVGKLDDWTYTWQRTADGRGRVYQPRDGFHGSIELVGWDTLLGDARGRNQAFFDRAGISGKSYFSAD, from the coding sequence GTGAAGCGCATCGACCGGCTGCCGAAGCCGACCTCAGTCGCGGCTGCGATGCAGCCGCTATTCGAGGCGATCAGCAACGCCATCCACTCGGTGCAGAACAAGTTCGGCGAGTCAGTGACAACCGAGGGACGTGTATTCGTGACCGTAAACACCAATCGCAAGAAGGAGGGTGTATGGGCGACGGTCGAGGATAATGGGCTTGGCCTCGACGACCGCAACTGGGACGCCTTCACGACGACGGACACTGACAACAAGCTCGGCATCGGCGGTAAGGGCGTCGGTCGCCTGTTGTGGCTGGACTGCTTCCAAAAGATTGATGTGAGGACAGTTTTTCAGGATGATGACCGTTTAACGAGCCGAAGTTTTAGGTTCCGTTTGGCGAACGACGACCAGATCGAAGGCTATGTCGAGGCCTCCGCCACGGCAGATGCGGGGACGTCTTTCCACGTCCGATTCGAGGGCTTGCGCGACAACGGCTACCAAACCCGCTTTCCCGGGCGTGACAGCTTCGTTTTTCAGCATCTGACCTCCCACTTCCTGCCGACGTTCATCGGCGGAAGGTGCCCGGCAGTTACGGTCTATGTCGGTGACGAGACGCGCCACTATCCCGGCGACATCGACAAGATCGTGCATCGCAAGGAGGCGGGGATCGAGCTGGTCACCGAAGAGTATGGCAAGCTGCTTCTTACCCTGATGGAATGTGATAAGGTGGCGAGCGCTGACCTAAAAGGATCGCATTTCGTCCACTTTATCGCGCATGACCGGACCGTCCATTCGCAAAGCATCGATGGAAAGCTAGGGCTGAAATACTTCGGTCCGGGTGAGGACCGAGTGTTCCATGCGATCCTCACAGGTGATTTCCTTGACCAGAACGTGAATCAGGAGCGGACGGCATTCATGTTCGAGGATTTAATCCTCGACCGCATCATCAACGACGTCTGCACTGTTGAGATCGAGCGCTTCCTTGAGGAGCCGCTCGCCAAGCTGAGCGGAGAGCAACGAGGAATCATCCAAGAGATCACGCAGTCCTATCCATCGGTGGCCTTCGGAAGCACTGACGAGTTGCAGGCGAAGCTGCCTTCTGGCGAGCTAAATGATGACGCAATCTACGGGCATCTGTCGCGGGAGCGCTTCAGGCGTGACCAGCGCCAGGCCGAGAAGATCAGGTCCGTCCTCACTCGTTTGAAGGATGGCGCCGTCACTGTGGATTCTTTCGCCACGGCAGTGAGCGAGGCCGGCCGAGCAATTGAGGATGCCGAGCAGCGAAGCCTCGCAGAATACATCATCCGCCGAAAGGTGGTTCTCGATTTCATCGAAATATTGATGGAGAAGGTCCGCGACGATACGCGCGACAGCTCCTACCAGCGCGAGGACGTGCTGCATTCCTTCATCTGTCCGCTGCGTGTGAACACGCTGGAAGACGGGACGAAGAAGGTTGCGCCGGCGAGTTCTCACGACCTTTGGATCGTCGATGAGCGTCTAACCTTCGCGCAGTATTTCAGCTCCGACGTGGAATTCAGCGTCTTGTCTGCCGCCACCGACAGCGATGAGCGGCCCGATGTGCTCATCTTCGACTACGTTCATGGCCTTCGCCAAGTCGAGGAACCGTCGAAGGTTCTTTTGATTGAGTTCAAGCGTCCCGGGCGGACCAGCTATGCAGACGATGAGAACCCCCAGCTGCAGGTTGAACGCTATGTCCGTCGGCTGCAGTCGGGCACCATGACAGATGTGAAGGGCCGCCCAATCAAGCTCGATCACCTCACCGTGTTTCACTGCTTTGTGGTAGCCGACATTGTCGGCAAGCTCGATGACTGGACCTACACCTGGCAGCGGACTGCGGACGGACGGGGACGCGTTTATCAGCCTCGGGACGGCTTCCACGGCTCGATCGAACTTGTCGGCTGGGATACGCTGCTGGGAG